From one Desulfurobacterium indicum genomic stretch:
- a CDS encoding metal-dependent transcriptional regulator yields the protein MKERNKLAPRLEDYLETIYLLEKENGVARVKEIAKKRNVKMPTVTEVLKRLSERGYVNYEPYGLVRTTDKGKEYAEELLEKHKILEEFMRVVLHLPDDVAEEEGCLLEHHLSSTTIDRIGKLTRFLEKKGLINEIGKEY from the coding sequence ATGAAAGAGAGAAATAAGTTAGCACCAAGATTGGAAGATTATCTTGAGACAATCTATCTTCTTGAAAAGGAGAACGGTGTAGCAAGGGTTAAAGAGATAGCTAAAAAGAGAAATGTAAAGATGCCGACGGTTACAGAGGTTTTAAAGAGGCTTTCGGAAAGAGGTTACGTAAACTATGAGCCTTACGGGCTTGTAAGAACTACCGATAAAGGGAAAGAATATGCTGAGGAGCTTTTGGAAAAACATAAAATTCTTGAAGAGTTTATGAGGGTGGTTTTGCATCTTCCCGACGATGTGGCTGAAGAGGAAGGTTGCCTTCTTGAGCATCATTTAAGTTCTACAACGATAGATAGGATAGGAAAACTTACCAGATTTCTTGAAAAAAAAGGGTTAATAAATGAAATTGGAAAGGAGTATTGA
- the mqnE gene encoding aminofutalosine synthase MqnE: protein MKLERSIEPFIEDKELLPIYEKVMSGERLSFEDGVRLFKSNDILTIGKLASIVNERKNGNLVYFVVNRHVNPTNICIGICKFCAFRKNKGDEGAYELSIDEVVGKVKEHVDKGITEIHIVGGLHPDWDYNYYLAMITAVHEAFPSLHIQAFTAEEIDHLARIGNKTVEEVLSDLVKAGLGSLPAGGAEVFRETLRRKLCPEKLSSSRYIEIHKIAHRFGLKSNASILYGHVESIEDRVDHLIRLREAQDETGGFQAFLSFAYHPDNTQLGGKPTTGFDDLKMLAVARLMLDNFPHIRAFWIMLGEKLAQTSLFFGVDDLDGTVIEEEITHSAGANTGSYMPKSKLIKLIKEAGKVPVERDTVYNVVNVYL, encoded by the coding sequence ATGAAATTGGAAAGGAGTATTGAGCCTTTTATAGAAGACAAAGAGCTTCTTCCCATATATGAAAAAGTGATGTCCGGTGAAAGGCTTTCTTTTGAGGACGGTGTTAGGCTATTTAAAAGTAACGATATTCTCACCATCGGCAAGCTCGCTTCTATTGTAAATGAAAGGAAGAACGGCAATCTGGTTTATTTTGTTGTTAACAGGCATGTCAATCCTACAAATATATGTATCGGAATTTGTAAGTTTTGCGCTTTCAGGAAGAATAAAGGAGATGAGGGGGCTTACGAGCTTTCAATAGATGAGGTTGTTGGAAAAGTAAAAGAGCATGTAGATAAGGGTATAACTGAAATTCATATAGTAGGTGGATTACATCCTGATTGGGATTATAACTACTATTTAGCTATGATAACAGCGGTTCATGAAGCTTTCCCCTCTCTTCATATTCAGGCGTTTACGGCAGAAGAGATAGATCATCTTGCAAGAATAGGAAACAAAACCGTTGAAGAGGTTCTTTCTGATCTTGTTAAGGCAGGTCTTGGTTCTCTACCTGCAGGTGGAGCTGAAGTTTTCAGAGAAACTTTAAGAAGAAAGCTCTGTCCTGAAAAACTTTCTTCTTCCCGGTATATAGAAATTCATAAAATTGCTCATAGATTTGGTTTAAAGAGTAATGCTTCCATACTTTACGGCCACGTTGAGTCTATTGAAGATAGGGTCGATCACCTTATCAGGTTGAGGGAAGCTCAGGATGAGACTGGTGGATTTCAGGCATTTCTCTCTTTTGCCTATCATCCAGATAACACACAGCTGGGAGGAAAGCCAACGACAGGTTTTGATGATTTAAAGATGCTTGCTGTTGCAAGACTTATGCTTGATAACTTTCCTCATATCAGGGCTTTTTGGATAATGTTAGGTGAAAAACTGGCTCAAACATCTCTTTTCTTTGGTGTTGATGATCTTGACGGAACGGTCATAGAAGAAGAGATAACCCATTCAGCGGGTGCGAATACCGGAAGTTACATGCCTAAAAGCAAACTTATAAAGCTTATAAAGGAAGCTGGCAAGGTGCCGGTTGAAAGGGATACCGTTTATAATGTCGTCAATGTTTATCTGTGA
- the mqnE gene encoding aminofutalosine synthase MqnE, with translation MFSFIKDKNLYSIAERVFSGERLSFEDGLKLFESNDLTAIGILASYVNEKKNGDKVYFNVNVHITPTNICVGTCKFCAFRKNKGDEGAYELSIDRILDKMRNMNLSGVTEVHIVGGLHPEWGFDYYLEMVKRIKEEFPDVQIKAFTAEEIKYIANRGGKSIKDTLIALKEAGLTSMPGGGGEIFDKDIRKKLCPDKISGKEYLEIHKTAHRLGIKTNATMLFGHVETFAHRVNHLIRLREAQDETGGFQAFIPLAFHPVNTEIGGADYTTGVDEIKTLAVSRLMLDNFYHIKAYWIMLGEKISQMSLFYGVDDLDGTVVEEEITQAAGARAGEYMPKSRLIRLIKEAGKTPVERDSLYNIVRIY, from the coding sequence ATGTTTTCTTTCATAAAAGACAAAAATCTCTATTCGATTGCGGAGAGGGTATTTTCCGGAGAGAGGCTCTCTTTTGAAGACGGATTGAAATTATTTGAAAGCAATGATTTAACAGCAATAGGTATTCTGGCATCTTATGTGAATGAGAAGAAGAACGGAGATAAGGTCTATTTCAACGTTAACGTTCACATAACACCGACAAACATTTGTGTGGGGACGTGTAAATTTTGTGCCTTCAGGAAGAACAAAGGAGATGAGGGAGCTTACGAGCTTTCGATAGATAGAATTCTTGATAAAATGAGAAACATGAATCTGTCTGGTGTTACTGAGGTTCACATTGTGGGTGGGCTTCATCCTGAGTGGGGTTTTGATTATTACTTAGAAATGGTAAAGAGGATAAAAGAGGAATTCCCCGATGTTCAGATAAAGGCTTTCACTGCAGAAGAGATAAAATATATAGCAAATAGGGGTGGTAAGAGTATTAAAGATACTTTAATAGCATTGAAGGAAGCAGGTCTTACTTCGATGCCCGGCGGGGGCGGTGAGATATTTGATAAAGATATAAGAAAGAAGTTGTGTCCTGACAAGATTTCCGGAAAAGAGTATCTGGAAATTCACAAAACTGCACACAGACTTGGTATAAAAACAAATGCAACAATGCTGTTTGGTCATGTTGAGACTTTTGCTCACAGGGTTAATCATTTGATCAGATTGAGAGAAGCTCAGGATGAGACTGGTGGGTTTCAGGCGTTTATTCCTCTGGCTTTTCATCCTGTTAATACTGAAATAGGGGGAGCTGATTACACTACCGGCGTTGATGAAATAAAAACGCTGGCAGTATCAAGGCTTATGCTTGATAACTTTTATCACATAAAGGCTTACTGGATAATGTTAGGAGAAAAAATATCTCAGATGTCTCTATTTTATGGTGTTGATGACCTTGACGGGACAGTTGTAGAAGAGGAGATAACACAGGCTGCCGGTGCAAGGGCAGGAGAGTATATGCCTAAATCAAGACTGATAAGATTGATAAAAGAGGCTGGAAAAACACCAGTAGAGAGAGATTCTCTGTATAATATTGTAAGGATATATTGA
- a CDS encoding TraR/DksA family transcriptional regulator: MKGNQCLTKKQLEEFREILEQKKRELIEDIKRGILEEANAEREVGDLVDMSTEEILRTFEMRIRDREAKYLKKIEKALQKIEEGTYGICEECGKCISYERLKLRPVAELCINCKLKQEKLERKFGEE, from the coding sequence ATGAAGGGAAATCAATGTCTCACGAAGAAGCAGCTTGAAGAGTTTAGAGAGATACTTGAGCAGAAGAAAAGGGAATTAATTGAGGATATCAAGAGGGGTATCCTTGAAGAGGCAAATGCGGAGAGGGAAGTTGGTGATCTTGTTGACATGTCAACGGAGGAGATCCTAAGAACCTTTGAAATGAGAATAAGAGACAGAGAGGCCAAGTATCTCAAAAAGATAGAGAAGGCTTTGCAAAAAATAGAAGAAGGCACTTATGGTATATGTGAAGAGTGCGGTAAATGTATTTCTTATGAACGTTTAAAGTTAAGACCTGTTGCAGAGCTCTGTATTAATTGTAAGTTAAAACAGGAGAAACTTGAAAGAAAATTTGGCGAAGAATAA
- a CDS encoding segregation and condensation protein A, with protein MYRVDLELFEGPLDLLIYLIRKKEVSIYDIPISEITKEFLHYIETMKELNIPLASEFIVMAATLAKIKSEMLIPRDDDYDPRKAIVQAIEEYLKIKKGVKKLEELENLQAEMFSNNTADIVFQFQDKIKIANTPEDLKETLMNLLERKEPDTGAKLSLNSERFKVSVKIEKIRRLLKKHEVIKFSKLMEESICKLEVIVYFLAILELCKIGEAAVSKEDDDIIISKVCKLFTDNVLFTLEREKAIEVGNPI; from the coding sequence ATGTATCGCGTGGATCTAGAACTTTTTGAAGGACCTCTCGACCTTTTAATTTACCTGATAAGAAAAAAAGAGGTTAGTATTTACGACATTCCCATATCTGAAATAACCAAAGAATTCCTTCACTACATAGAAACGATGAAAGAACTGAACATTCCACTGGCTTCTGAATTCATAGTAATGGCTGCAACTCTTGCAAAGATAAAATCGGAAATGCTAATTCCTCGAGACGACGATTACGACCCCAGAAAGGCAATCGTTCAGGCAATAGAAGAATATCTAAAGATAAAAAAAGGAGTCAAAAAGTTAGAAGAACTTGAAAACCTACAGGCAGAGATGTTCTCTAATAACACCGCCGACATTGTTTTTCAATTCCAGGACAAAATAAAGATAGCAAACACACCGGAAGACCTTAAAGAAACACTTATGAATCTTCTTGAAAGGAAAGAGCCGGACACAGGAGCAAAGCTATCCCTTAACAGTGAAAGGTTTAAAGTATCCGTAAAGATAGAGAAAATCAGAAGACTCCTTAAAAAGCATGAAGTAATAAAGTTTTCAAAACTAATGGAAGAATCCATTTGTAAGCTGGAAGTTATCGTCTATTTCTTAGCAATACTTGAACTGTGCAAAATAGGCGAAGCCGCCGTAAGTAAGGAAGACGATGACATAATAATATCAAAGGTCTGCAAGCTTTTCACTGATAATGTCCTGTTTACTCTTGAGCGTGAAAAAGCGATAGAGGTAGGAAACCCTATCTAA
- the mraY gene encoding phospho-N-acetylmuramoyl-pentapeptide-transferase: MFYGFFYKLLGINIFKYITFRLVYATITAILSGFFIYPKLKKFLNHLQFEQTIKEYMPENHKKKHVPTMGGVLIISAFLISVLLWNKWNNLFIWLAIMAICGFGLIGFVDDYIKAKLKNPEGLSEKRKFLSQIIVAFAISVILYASGFSTVLYFPVFKNLHLDLGMLFVLWSVIVIVGSSNAVNLTDGLDGLAIGPVITTSLVLLVYAYVAGNVKFSTYLHLPYVAGAGELSIVCGAVIGASLVFLWFNAYPAEVFMGDVGSLALGALLGTVAVIIKQEFILAIAGGIFVLETLSVIIQRYYFKYTRRKFGQGKRVFLMAPLHHHFEKKGWEEPKITVRFWIISILLALLSLSFLKIR, translated from the coding sequence ATGTTTTACGGTTTCTTTTATAAACTGCTTGGCATTAATATTTTTAAGTATATAACCTTTAGATTGGTGTATGCTACCATTACTGCCATTCTTTCTGGATTTTTCATATATCCAAAATTGAAAAAGTTTTTAAATCATCTTCAGTTTGAACAGACAATAAAAGAGTATATGCCTGAAAATCACAAGAAAAAACATGTTCCAACTATGGGTGGTGTTCTTATTATTTCTGCGTTTCTCATATCTGTTCTTTTGTGGAATAAGTGGAATAATCTGTTTATATGGCTTGCCATTATGGCGATATGCGGCTTCGGTTTGATAGGTTTTGTCGATGATTATATAAAGGCAAAGCTGAAAAATCCTGAAGGGTTGTCTGAAAAAAGAAAATTTTTGTCGCAAATTATAGTTGCTTTTGCAATATCAGTAATTCTTTATGCGTCTGGATTTTCAACGGTGCTCTATTTTCCAGTATTTAAGAATTTACATTTGGATCTTGGGATGTTGTTTGTATTGTGGTCTGTTATTGTTATTGTCGGTTCTTCCAATGCGGTTAATCTTACAGATGGTCTTGATGGTCTGGCAATAGGTCCTGTGATTACAACATCTCTAGTTCTTCTTGTGTATGCTTATGTTGCCGGCAACGTGAAGTTTTCTACCTACCTTCACCTTCCTTATGTTGCAGGTGCTGGAGAGCTCTCTATTGTTTGTGGAGCTGTCATCGGTGCTTCCCTTGTTTTTTTATGGTTTAACGCTTATCCTGCGGAAGTTTTTATGGGTGATGTAGGGTCTCTTGCTCTGGGAGCTCTTTTAGGAACAGTAGCTGTTATCATTAAACAGGAGTTTATTCTTGCCATTGCAGGTGGTATATTCGTTCTTGAAACGCTGTCTGTTATTATTCAGCGTTATTACTTCAAATATACTCGTAGAAAATTCGGTCAAGGAAAGCGTGTTTTTCTTATGGCACCTTTGCATCACCATTTTGAGAAAAAAGGGTGGGAAGAACCGAAGATTACTGTTCGTTTCTGGATAATTTCAATACTTCTTGCCCTGCTATCTCTTAGCTTTTTAAAGATACGGTAG
- a CDS encoding CBS domain-containing protein: MPIRDIMIRKVITVDIEDSIEYAVKKLEEKNVGSLVVMDGDKPVGIVTDRDIAIRGLGKSPDTPIKSIMTPELITVTSDSDFFKLTKKFRDFGVRRIVIVDKKGRLEGIISIDDVLEVLVTEFANLIGAIRS, from the coding sequence ATGCCGATAAGAGACATAATGATAAGAAAAGTAATAACCGTTGACATAGAAGACTCTATCGAATATGCCGTCAAAAAATTGGAAGAGAAAAACGTGGGAAGCCTTGTGGTTATGGACGGCGATAAACCGGTAGGCATTGTAACGGATAGAGATATAGCAATACGAGGGCTCGGTAAATCACCAGACACTCCTATAAAATCGATTATGACTCCGGAATTGATAACCGTAACTTCTGACAGTGATTTCTTCAAACTAACAAAAAAGTTCAGAGACTTCGGCGTGAGAAGGATAGTTATCGTTGACAAAAAGGGCCGATTAGAAGGTATAATTTCCATTGATGATGTTCTTGAAGTCCTGGTAACGGAATTTGCCAACCTTATTGGAGCCATAAGGAGCTAA
- the speD gene encoding adenosylmethionine decarboxylase: protein MAKTLGVHIVADLYGCDPEILKSADRMAEIFEGAVREAKLNKLSSHFHQFYPYGATGVIVISESHLSFHTWPEHGYVAIDVYTCGAHELAFKAFDYIVDKLNPSRVEKDVHFRGVIDESEEVEFASAYSVEA, encoded by the coding sequence ATGGCCAAGACTCTCGGCGTCCACATTGTAGCTGACCTTTACGGTTGCGACCCGGAAATCCTCAAATCTGCCGACAGAATGGCTGAGATTTTCGAGGGTGCTGTCAGAGAAGCAAAACTCAACAAACTGTCTTCTCACTTTCATCAGTTTTACCCCTACGGTGCAACAGGGGTAATAGTTATTTCTGAGTCACACCTTTCATTTCACACGTGGCCCGAACACGGATATGTGGCAATCGACGTTTACACCTGTGGTGCACATGAACTTGCATTCAAAGCTTTCGATTACATCGTGGATAAGTTAAATCCCTCAAGAGTGGAAAAGGATGTTCACTTTAGAGGGGTGATTGATGAAAGTGAGGAGGTGGAATTCGCATCCGCCTACTCGGTAGAGGCATAA